A window of Colias croceus chromosome 13, ilColCroc2.1 genomic DNA:
ggctgcagatatagaaactatatttatcttacagaaaagagccattcgctctatatataatttacgtgctcgggattcactaagagatcattttaagaatactggtatccttactgtaccatcacagtatatatttaataatattttgcatgtacacaaaagctccgacttacacacaagagtaggagatagacacgattatggcacaaggaacaggaatagaattgaaatgccatttttccgattagctaaagttaaaaattcatttatgggtcaaggtatacgcttttacaatagaattcctcacaatattaaagagtttagtagttctaaatttaaaacttatataaaaaatgtattagttcagagagcgtactacagtattcaggaatatatggacgataaaaacccatggagggttgtcgcgtaaaaaccacaagacagttcattggcatattatgtagttagatataagtttcatatattgtaatatttacatgattttaaaagagcaactatggagtttcttgccgattcttctccatagatcactgctttccgaatcggtggtaaatgttaaaataattatgtaatgacgattcgaaagtgctactaaatagtagtctaattgaataaatgaatgtttgagtttgagtttgagtatacGGATATGAAATAGAATTTGTACTgagcaaaatttaattttatcgtaCATTTGAAGAATACATTGCTATGTTTTTGCATTTGAAAATTGAGTTAAAGAGACAACGATATAGAGTTAGTAGAAGTAAATAATTGTACATTGAGCctgaataaaatgttttaaaatttaaatcattcttagatgtaggtacttttttgtttttatggtcattgtataaataataatgagtcGATTTAAAGCTATATTTTAACTTACGATAAATGAATTTCTTTGGCCAATATCCTAATTAGTAAATAGAAATACGATCATGTAatggttataattttgttgtgaataaaattgtttattttaagtgtgtataaatcaattttactAGACTCGCCGACAATTGCTTCGAGCAGAAAATCTCTCGATATTTCGACCGATCACGCTTGGCTCTCCGCCAGAGAAACTTCACACAATTCGTCAAATTTTTATACGCAGTCTAATTAAAGTCTCCGAGGatcatttttctttgtaatattatgtcagTGTTTTTGATTTTTGTTGTCATTTATTTGTGACTATACGCAGTTGTTCTTGGTAATAGTAattaatcattaatattattgagtgtgtttcattttttaattcactgttttgtttgaaaatatattgtgttaggtagatatttttcaaaaaaataattgatacttATACTCTACCTACATTACTCTATCCTACAATTAGGTATTACTTCTTCGTACAGGGTGTCCCGCtatcggtatactaagctcgaagggacttgtagttttgcatacactgaacacgtaatttttttttttgcttaaatttttccttaaaattcatgttttcttctctagcttcgcgcagccagTATAATAACGCTttgctaatgtgagcattttgtctatgaaaacataatcttaaacgatagctcacgcgggtggcaaagttgggctggttgcttgttaggggtgtacacaaaaagttttaagaattcatctacatatttgaaaaaaaaagcacctgcaattttataagtattttttacgtacctactgagcgtatgcaaaactataatctCCATTGAGCTTAGAATACCGACGGTGGGAGTGTTGGGATACTCTGTATACTATACGTacctatacatttttatcagtTGGTAATAATGTTGTTATGTATCTTGTACCTATGCAATGAAATAGAAATAGGAAAATTTTTGGTACAAcgagtaaataaaatacaaattattgtgtaatacACTTTTATTATGATGATGTTGAAATCTCTTCGAAATTCCttcataattttctttgtCATGTACAttctgtaatttttataaatctttaatcTTACAATAATGGCCTTATCACAGAAAATAATGgttgaattaataatattacaacaaACAAAATACTAGAAGAACTAAaagctaaaattaaaatacagtaCGCAGAAAAACAACTTGACGTAAATCTGGagtgattaattattaagtatagtaataaaaaaacaacaaattaacAGTCAATTTAAGCACAAAAGTTTtcacagaaataaataaaataaacacttatTTTACAAAGAGAGCCAAGTTATCacacatgaaaataatattataaacttagaAGAATACATAGAACATTTATTGTAAGTTCTACTTCATTAGTGACAGAGATTGTTTACCATTTACTTACATACGAGATGAACTTcatatttgcattttattgataatgtCTAATCTTCTTCACAAATCTGTGACACTTTCTGCGTTTAGCTCTTTTCTCTCGCATATCTATTTGTAAAGAAGATGTTTAAGTGTTCGTAAATCATGTTTACATAACTCTTAGTATCAGGCTTTATGTTTCCAGATTGACTCGTCACTCTATGCTATCAAGAAGTCAAGAAACAGTCATAACATGTTATGATAACAAAATTTTCACAACGTTAGCgctgttataatattatacatatacaacAATGTTCATTTTCAATGATTCAATTACAGCACAAGGAATAAATTAGTCATTGGTTATCACAGATGCACACAAATACACACATTATTTACCGTAGCTGTTTCTCGGACCGATGTGGCCGGTGGGACCGTTAGGGCCAACCAGAATCTGCCTTCCTGGGCCGATTATACCGGTAGGACCACCGGGGCCAACTAAAATTCCTGGTCCATTTGAAGGTCTGTTTATTCCAGCAGGCCCAATGATTCCTGTAGGTCCACCTGGACCAACTAATACCCCCTGTCTCTTCGGTCCAATAATGCCAGTCGGTCCACCTGGACCTACCAAAATTCCTGGCCTGCGGGGGCCAATAATACCAGTTGGTCCGCCGGGTCCAACTAAGACTGGTCTGTTATATGCAGGGCCAATTATTCCTGTGGGTCCCCCGGGGCCGACGAGTACTCCTCTCTGCGCGCTTCCGCTTTGTCCGTAGTTTTGATGTGTATTTTCATTTGGACCAATGATTCCTGTAGGTCCTTCTGGTCCAACGAGTACTGGTTTAGCAGCATCTGCACTGGAACCTAAGTGAATGGGTCTGTGAGGACCGACGTTACCGGTGGGGCCTTCAGGACCAACCAGAATTCCAGGATTTCGGTTTCTATCCCTTTCGTTGTTTTGTGAATAGTTAGGGTTGTAAGTGGGAGGTGGAAAGGGCCCAGCGAGATATTCTTGTCCAGGATAAATTCGGAGACGTTCGTCGTTCACTTCATTGAAGAATTctgaaaattattacaaataggTAATGAATGTAAAAATGTTCCAAATGTTTATGAGTAAGGaaaaattcatgaaattaattataattaccgGAATTTTGTGGATACACTTTGTTGGGTTTTGTGTAACAACAAAGGTACTGGTTTGCTCCACATGCGTTCTGAAATTATTGATGCGTTACAAATAAACGAAAATAGAACAAAGtctaaataaaaagagaaTGTACGTGTACATTTCACACGtgagaagtaaaacttctttatgacttttcagaaatacgtcgaatcacgcgtggtagggataagaaaatgatggcgcgtaacggaaaaatgtcacgcgtaacgaaaaaatgttacactaaatttttttccaaccccgataaagaagtttcacttcaattaaGTATACTATAAGCCGTCAAAGaataaatttagtaaataaatgataaaatgtatgataattgTTTAATCAAagagtaggtaataaataataatctaaacaTACGCAAGTTTCTATACTTACGCTGTAATCAGAGCGCAGGTTGCAGTTAGGCGAATATTCACATTTGCAGTACTGCAGCATGTCCACTGTGCTTTCGGCTTCTAACAATTGATTCCTGTAACTTTCAACAATACAATTAAGGATTATGAAAatacgattaaaatataattttgaaaaatttatatcattaatttcgatttagaaataatttacagGAGATtctagtaatataaataatttttattaaaataattaatagttaataaatgACAGGAAATGTACGTTGTATGTACCCTAcattatattcattcattatattatattcgtatGATTGacaagtttacatatttttttatggctTTACAGACGCCATAAGTAAATcctaaaacatgttttttaaaCCTTTAAACGTATATACACGCTAAAACATCAGAAAATCACCTGTTCCTTGAGTCCTGGTAGTTATCGCTTCGCTCGCTCTTGACGGGGAAACGGCCGGCGCCGGGCGGCTGGTTGTAGAACCCCTCCGTATCTGTGGGCTGCTTGAAGGCCGCATCTTCGTCCTGTTGGATGCTGCTGCGGTGCTCTCTAGAATAAATGACACGATAAACGATAAATGATTAAGGACAAATGATACGCTAAACGctagaaaaatatatgaaatatccGGTTAGATAGTGAGGAGAAATCATTGAacgtacatataaaaatatacacttCGCCTGTATACTGCTGAAGGTTGGTTGAACCAGCTAAGAAAACTTCGTGGGCTTATGTACAACACTTTGCTGAAGATCATCACATGATCAAATGCATACCTAGCTTACGATTATTAAGAGGGCACACTGACAAACATtcgtttttagggttccg
This region includes:
- the LOC123696654 gene encoding collagen alpha-2(I) chain-like isoform X1, with translation MKLLIGGLLLLTGVFAERWQWPDADQAESVRIDTKVRFIDKPTSEREHRSSIQQDEDAAFKQPTDTEGFYNQPPGAGRFPVKSERSDNYQDSRNSYRNQLLEAESTVDMLQYCKCEYSPNCNLRSDYSNACGANQYLCCYTKPNKVYPQNSEFFNEVNDERLRIYPGQEYLAGPFPPPTYNPNYSQNNERDRNRNPGILVGPEGPTGNVGPHRPIHLGSSADAAKPVLVGPEGPTGIIGPNENTHQNYGQSGSAQRGVLVGPGGPTGIIGPAYNRPVLVGPGGPTGIIGPRRPGILVGPGGPTGIIGPKRQGVLVGPGGPTGIIGPAGINRPSNGPGILVGPGGPTGIIGPGRQILVGPNGPTGHIGPRNSYGK
- the LOC123696654 gene encoding collagen alpha-2(I) chain-like isoform X2 → MKLLIGGLLLLTGVFAERWQWPDADQAESVRIDTKVRFIDKPTSEREHRSSIQQDEDAAFKQPTDTEGFYNQPPGAGRFPVKSERSDNYQDSRNRNQLLEAESTVDMLQYCKCEYSPNCNLRSDYSNACGANQYLCCYTKPNKVYPQNSEFFNEVNDERLRIYPGQEYLAGPFPPPTYNPNYSQNNERDRNRNPGILVGPEGPTGNVGPHRPIHLGSSADAAKPVLVGPEGPTGIIGPNENTHQNYGQSGSAQRGVLVGPGGPTGIIGPAYNRPVLVGPGGPTGIIGPRRPGILVGPGGPTGIIGPKRQGVLVGPGGPTGIIGPAGINRPSNGPGILVGPGGPTGIIGPGRQILVGPNGPTGHIGPRNSYGK